The nucleotide sequence AGAATATAGTATTGATTTTATTCTAGGCCATGCACTTTATATGAAAGCTATTCATGGTGGGAAAGCCAAAAACGACAAAATAGATTCTTATAAAATTGCCTGTTTAATGCGTGGCGGTAACTTCCCTCTTGCTTACGTTTACCCTTCAAGAATGCGTGCAACTCGCGACTTACTCAGACGACGAACTCATGTTGTTAGGCACGGTGCTGATTTAAAAGCACATGTCGTTAATACCGACAGCCAATATAATTTACCGTCTCAAGCACTCAATCTGAAAAATATATCAGCCAGAGAAGGCTTAAAACACCATTACGAGGACCCTGTTATTCAGCGAACCATCGAGCTGGATATGGTGTTACTTGATTGCTATGCAAAAGAGTTAAAGAAAGTAGAATGGTTTATCGAAAAACAAGCGAAAGAGCACCACGGTTGTTATTTATCATTAATACGCACCTTTCCTGGTATCGGACAAATTCTTGGGTTAACCATTCTTTATGAAATTGGTGAGATTTGCCGATTTGAATCCGTTCAAAACTTTGCCTCTTATAGTCGACTCGTAAAGTGTAAAGCCGAGTCAGCAGGTAAAATTTATGGTACTAGCGGCAATAAGATTGGAAATGGCTATCTAAAGTGGGCATTTAGCGAAGCCGCGGTTCTGTATCTGCGCGGTAACGATAGAGCGAAAAACCATCTAAGCAAACTGCAAAAACGCATGAGCAAAGGCAAAGCACTCTCTGCGTTAGCGCATAAAATAGGTCGTTGTGTGTATTACATGCTGAAAAACAAAACGGTATTTGATGAAGATAAATTTTTAAAAGGTTAAGTCGCACAATGGCGTGAGCCTAAAGCCTAACTCGCTGGTTAAGAGCATGAACTATCATCGTCGTTTAATCACTATTTGATGATGATTATGCCAAGTTGTCCAAGCCCATATTGCTTGATTAGACACGCCATTGGTGCGCATACAAACAATAAGCAAAATCGTTTACACCTTAGCTAAGCCTGAAACTAACTGAACGTTTGAATCACTTTGCTTGAATAGTGCTAGTCAAAGGTTAACCGAAGAATGTCTAGTGCCCCTATTTTCACCAAGGAGGATGGAATGATAGGCAGTGATGAGATCACATTAAGAGAGCCTCAATATGTGTTTGCAGTAAACGATGATTTAATTGCAAAGCGACAGAACGAAGCAGACGTTTTTGCTAATTGATATAAGAGGTGGCTGCTACGCAACCACAGAATTTCTAGTGCTTATTTGACAGGAAAAGGCTCATATGTGTTATGTATCGCCATCACATTGCTTCTTATTAGATTCTAGTGTCAGCAATTGATTTACAGTCATTCCAACACAAAAAAGTAAAGTACCCCAAAAGAAATAAGGATCTTCTTCCATAGATAAACCACCATGTTTCCCAGGTATATTCCCATAATAGAGACAGGCTGCTGCGGCAATTAGAATAAAAGAAGATGTGATAATTTTTTCTTTATTAGTGCGTTTACGTTTAGGCTTTTTAGTATCTTCTTTAACTTCAACTTCTGACTCTTCTTCCTCTCTTAGCTTTAATTCATGTAGTAAATCTTTATACCTTTCAGGATATGCTTCCTTATCGATATTTACTTCTACATCATATAACTCTTCGAGTGTATAAGATTGATAGTCAGGTTTCACCAAATCCTTCCTTAGATACATAACAGCTTTATTAAGAAGAGAACACCTGCATTTGCTGTGTAAAGTGCAGATACTTATTCGATAGCGTATGTCTCATAATCGCTCTTTTCTGCCGCTAGGCTTTTAATTTAAATTGCGTTATATTTATCTATGATGCAAATGCGCCAAAACGGTACTTAAGTTGAAAAAGGTAACTTTACTATATGAAAGCTAAATGATTGGCAACTATTTAGGGATTTATGTTTCAGAATTTAGCCCTGAACTTCCATTTTTTCTCCCCACTCATAAAACAATCTATCAATCGATTCTCTATCATTGCCAACTTCATACAGAGCATATAGTTTTTCGTGTAGCTGAAGTGACAAAAGCATTTCAGGATAGCCCTTAATGATTCTAAAAGGACCAAAATCAGGCTCAGTTGGAATCCACATATTGGAAGCTTGTATTACATTGGCTAGCCTAGAATTTATTTCAGAGGTGCCTTCACCAAAATTATTTTCCAATCGATAAGCGTATATTGTCATGTACTTACTATCTTTATACATATATATGCCATTAGCGACATATTCTTTACTATTTCTATTTAAAGGGGTCATATGTTCAGGATCAAGTAACATAATTTTATAATCTCGTTGGGTTTAAAATCTAATAGCCAGTTTGGGGAATTGCTTATACTTACCACCAATAGCAAGTATCTGTAGTTCGCTCTTTAGAGACCTTACCCTAATTAACTGTATTTGTTCAAGGCAGCTGTAAGAAACCCACTTTAACACAGTGATTTTTGTAAACGATACTGTCCCTGAATAAATAATAAGTGTGCGGCAAAGCGTTTGTTGGCGTTGTTATCAAACCAAACCGGTTCAATAATTTCTCTTTCAACCGCCGCTTCAAATATGCGTACCGGGTACTTTTTATAGAATGCTATTGAGAGTTCTACATGACAAGGTTTATTCGGGTATTGCTCATTTCTACTTTGTTCAAATTCTTGTTTTAATTGATCAATGAGTAATGGTGCGATGCTATTGTTGAGCCAGTCGATAAAACGATTAAAGCGCTTTGCCTGCCATAACTTCCAAGCCATCCAAACAAGGATGAGGCTGGCGATACTAAGCATGATGATTTCAGTCATAAATAAAACTAATACAAATTATTAAACAATAAATGGGATCGGCAGAATAACAATTTAATCTAATAATTACACTTTAAAATATGCTTTTTCGTGCATCAGTAATTTTGCCTTGATGCCGATGCCACCGGCATAACCCGTTAGCTTCTTGTCTTTGCCGATGACCCTATGACAAGGAACAATAATAGCAATTTTGTTTGAGCCATTTGCCGTTCCTACGGCTCTAACTGCTTTTGGGTTGTTAATGATATTGGCTAAATCACCATAACTTTTGGTTTGCCCCATCTCAATAGTTGTTAATGCATGCCAAACTGTTTTTTGAAAGTTCGTGCCTTGTTGCGCTAATGGTAAATCAAACACTCGACGCTCACCGGCAAAATATTGCTCGAGTTGTTGTTTGGCAATAGCGACAAATTCGGCTCCAGTATTTGAGCCAGAGCTAAAATTTGTTGTGTTGCTAACTAGGGTACAATTATCCAAGCAAGCGGCTGCTTTACCTTGTTGAAAAGCGACTTCAATTAGTCCGTCATTGCTAGCGATAATTGCAATATCACCATAATCAGATGACAGAATGTTGTAATATTTATCCATTTGTTTTCCCTAATTTTATACTTAGCTTTATTCTCAGCTTTATTCTTAAGTTTGACTTTGGCAGGTCTGGTGGAGCTGTCGTACGACTATTCATTAGAAAGCGATAATGAATGCCATAAATAAATAGCAGCGTAAGCTCGCCATGGTCGCCATTGCTC is from Thalassotalea crassostreae and encodes:
- a CDS encoding methylated-DNA--[protein]-cysteine S-methyltransferase; this translates as MDKYYNILSSDYGDIAIIASNDGLIEVAFQQGKAAACLDNCTLVSNTTNFSSGSNTGAEFVAIAKQQLEQYFAGERRVFDLPLAQQGTNFQKTVWHALTTIEMGQTKSYGDLANIINNPKAVRAVGTANGSNKIAIIVPCHRVIGKDKKLTGYAGGIGIKAKLLMHEKAYFKV
- a CDS encoding IS110 family transposase codes for the protein MKFYTNSHPFYCGIDLHSRILYVCIIDNEGKTVLHQQIKADKQQLLNLLKPYIGHVVVGVECMHCWYWVSDWCEEYSIDFILGHALYMKAIHGGKAKNDKIDSYKIACLMRGGNFPLAYVYPSRMRATRDLLRRRTHVVRHGADLKAHVVNTDSQYNLPSQALNLKNISAREGLKHHYEDPVIQRTIELDMVLLDCYAKELKKVEWFIEKQAKEHHGCYLSLIRTFPGIGQILGLTILYEIGEICRFESVQNFASYSRLVKCKAESAGKIYGTSGNKIGNGYLKWAFSEAAVLYLRGNDRAKNHLSKLQKRMSKGKALSALAHKIGRCVYYMLKNKTVFDEDKFLKG